In a genomic window of Drosophila takahashii strain IR98-3 E-12201 chromosome 3L, DtakHiC1v2, whole genome shotgun sequence:
- the LOC108067364 gene encoding vitelline membrane protein Vm26Ab, protein MKFFAVCFFAVVAVAAAKPGIVAPLAAAPLAYTAPAVVGSAAYVAPYASSYTANTVAHSAAFPAAYTAAYTAPIAAAYTAPVAAAYTAPVARFAAPYAAAYTSPLAYSSPYVASPYIATAAAPLLLKK, encoded by the exons ATGAAATTC TTCGCCGTCTGCTTCTTCGCTGTTGTGGCCGTGGCTGCTGCCAAGCCCGGAATCGTGGCTCCTCTGGCCGCCGCTCCTCTGGCCTATACCGCTCCGGCTGTGGTGGGCAGTGCCGCCTACGTGGCTCCCTACGCCTCCAGCTACACCGCCAACACGGTGGCCCACAGCGCCGCCTTCCCCGCCGCCTACACCGCTGCTTACACCGCTCCCATTGCCGCCGCCTATACCGCCCCCGTTGCTGCCGCCTATACTGCTCCAGTGGCCCGCTTTGCCGCCCCCTACGCCGCCGCCTACACCTCCCCCCTGGCCTACAGCTCGCCCTATGTGGCCAGTCCCTACATCGCCACCGCTGCCGCTCCTCTGCTGCTGAAGAAGTAA